GGCGAGGTCCACGCGATCATGGGACCGAACGGGTCCGGCAAGTCGACCCTGTCGTACATCCTCGCCGGGCGCCCGGGCTACACGGTCACCGAGGGCGCGGCGGAGTACGAGGGCAAGGACCTTCTGGCCATGGAGCCCGAGATCCGCGCGCGCGAGGGCGTGTTCCTCGCCTTCCAGTATCCCGTCGAGATCCCCGGCGTGTCGAACAAGTACTTCCTCAAGGCCGCCTACAACGCCATGCGCAAGCATCGCGGCGAGCCCGAGATGGACGCGGGCGCCTTCCTCAAGTTCGTCAAGGAGAAGGCCCAGTCCGTCGAGATGGACCCGGCTTTCCTGAACCGCTCGGTCAACGAGGGCTTCTCCGGCGGCGAGAAGAAGCGCAACGAGGTGCTGCAGCTCGCGGTGCTCGAGCCGAAGCTGGCGCTCCTCGACGAGACCGACTCCGGCCTCGACATCGACGCCCTCAAGGTCGTGGCCGCGGGCGTCAACCGCATGCGCGACTCCAAGCGCGCCTTCGTCGTGGTCACGCACTACCAGCGCCTGCTCGACTACATCGTCCCCGATTTCGTCCACGTCCTGTCCGGCGGACGGATCATCAAGTCCGGCGGCAAGGAGCTCGCGCTCGAGCTCGAGAAGAAGGGTTACGGCTGGATCGAGGATTCCGGCTCCGTGCCAAAGGTGGCGGCATGATCGCCGAAGACCTCGCCGCCCAGAAGGAAAGCTGGCGGTACACCCCCGCCGCCGTCCTCACGGGCCCGGACTTCAAGCCCGCCGGCGTGCCGGCGCGCCTCGAGCCGCTCGGCGGCCGCGTGTTGTGCCCCGTCGGGTTCCACCGCGCGGCGCTCGTCAACGGACGCTGGGAGGCCAAGCACGCGGTGCTCAAGCTGCCCGACGGCGTGACGGTCGAGCCGCTGTCGCAGGGCTCCGACCTCGACGAGATGCTGGACCGCCCCGCCCCGGCCGGCATGCCGCTCGCCGCGGAGGCTTCCGTCGCGCGCGACGGCTTCGTCGTCCGCGTCGCGCGCCATGCGCGCGCCGACCGGCCCATCCATCTCGTCCATATCTCGGAAGCGTCGTCGGTCGCCGAATCCTCGCAAGCGCGAGTGCTCGTCGTTCTCGAGCCCGGCGCCTCGGCGGAGCTGGTGGAGGAGACCTTGTCCTTCGGCGACGCGCCGTCGTGGAAGAACGTCCGGTCTCAGGTGGAACTCGGTGAGGGCTCCTTTTTGCGCCATCACCGCGTCGTCCGCGAGGGCGCGCAGGGCCGCCTGACGCTCGGCCTCGAGGTGTCGCTGGCCTCCCGGGCGCGCTACGAGTCCCACGCGCTGAACCTCGGCGGCCTGTTCGCGCGCGAGGACCTGCGCGTGCGCATCGAGGGCGAGGGCGCCGAGTGCACCCTCAACGGCCTGGCCCTGCTCGGCGGGACGGAGTTCGCCGACCACCACGCGCTCGTGGAGCACATCGCGGTGGGCGGCACCACCCGCGCGCTCTATAAAGCCGTCATCGACGACAAGGCGCGCTTCGTGTTCGACGGCCTGATCTGGGTCAAGCCCGGCGCGCAGAAGACCGACGCGCAGGTCTACAACAAGAACCTCCTGCTCTCCGAGGACGCCCGCGTCAACACGAATCCCGAGTTCAAGATCCTCGCCGACGACGTCTCCTGCAAGCACGGCGGGGCCGTCGGCCAGATGTCCCTCGAGGCGCTGTTCTACCTCCAGTCCCGCGGCATCGGCGCCGACGAGGCCCGCCGCCTCCTCATCTACGCCTTCGGCTCGGAGATGATCGACCGCATCGCGCTCGAGCCGCTGAAGCTTGCGTTGGCCGAC
This genomic stretch from Elusimicrobiota bacterium harbors:
- the sufC gene encoding Fe-S cluster assembly ATPase SufC, with product MLKITDLHAKVGEKAILKGLSLSVKAGEVHAIMGPNGSGKSTLSYILAGRPGYTVTEGAAEYEGKDLLAMEPEIRAREGVFLAFQYPVEIPGVSNKYFLKAAYNAMRKHRGEPEMDAGAFLKFVKEKAQSVEMDPAFLNRSVNEGFSGGEKKRNEVLQLAVLEPKLALLDETDSGLDIDALKVVAAGVNRMRDSKRAFVVVTHYQRLLDYIVPDFVHVLSGGRIIKSGGKELALELEKKGYGWIEDSGSVPKVAA
- the sufD gene encoding Fe-S cluster assembly protein SufD, with the translated sequence MIAEDLAAQKESWRYTPAAVLTGPDFKPAGVPARLEPLGGRVLCPVGFHRAALVNGRWEAKHAVLKLPDGVTVEPLSQGSDLDEMLDRPAPAGMPLAAEASVARDGFVVRVARHARADRPIHLVHISEASSVAESSQARVLVVLEPGASAELVEETLSFGDAPSWKNVRSQVELGEGSFLRHHRVVREGAQGRLTLGLEVSLASRARYESHALNLGGLFAREDLRVRIEGEGAECTLNGLALLGGTEFADHHALVEHIAVGGTTRALYKAVIDDKARFVFDGLIWVKPGAQKTDAQVYNKNLLLSEDARVNTNPEFKILADDVSCKHGGAVGQMSLEALFYLQSRGIGADEARRLLIYAFGSEMIDRIALEPLKLALADALHGRMPKEHH